In Pseudomonas fluorescens, the following are encoded in one genomic region:
- the alaS gene encoding alanine--tRNA ligase, producing MKSAEIREAFLRFFEEQGHTRVASSSLIPGNDPTLLFTNAGMNQFKDCFLGQEKRAYTRAVSSQKCVRAGGKHNDLENVGYTARHHTFFEMLGNFSFGDYFKRDAITYAWNFLTSDKWLNLPKEKLWVTVYASDDEAYDIWTKEIGVPAERMVRIGDNKGAPYASDNFWTMGDTGPCGPCTEIFYDHGADIWGGPPGSPEEDGDRYIEIWNNVFMQFNRTADGVLHPLPAPSVDTGMGLERISAVLQHVHSNYEVDLFQSLLSASAKAIGCTNDAQASLKVVADHIRSCGFLIADGVLPSNEGRGYVLRRIIRRACRHGNKLGAKGSFFYQIVAALVAEMGEAFPELKSQQAHIERVLKAEEEQFAKTLEQGLKILEQDLAELKGDVVPGDVVFKLYDTYGFPMDLTGDIARERSLTIDEEGFEREMEAQRVRARSASSFGMDYNSLVKVDVATEFTGYIAHSGSAKIVALYKDGQSVDVLSEGDEGVIVLDKTPFYAESGGQVGDCGYLQAGSARFDVRDTTKTGGAFLHHGILDSGSLIVGTPVETHVDAEVRHATSLNHSATHLLHAALRQVLGDHVQQKGSLVDSQRLRFDFSHFEAIKPEQLKALEDIVNAEIRKNSEVETEETDIETAKQKGAMALFGEKYGDNVRVLSMGDFSVELCGGIHANRTGDIGLLKIISEGGVASGVRRIEAVTGAQALAYLNAAEEQLKEAASLVKGSRDNLIDKLSAVLERNRLLEKQLEQLQAKAASAAGDDLSAQALDVKDVKVLAVRLDGQDGKALLALVDQLKNKLGRAVILLGSVHEEKVVLVAGVTKDLTGQLKAGDLMKQAAAAVGGKGGGRPDMAQGGGTDAGALDAALALTVPFVEQGL from the coding sequence ATGAAAAGCGCAGAAATCCGTGAAGCCTTCCTTCGCTTCTTCGAAGAGCAAGGCCACACCCGTGTAGCCTCCAGCTCTTTGATTCCGGGCAACGACCCAACCCTGCTGTTCACTAACGCGGGGATGAACCAGTTCAAGGACTGCTTCCTGGGCCAGGAAAAGCGCGCGTACACCCGCGCCGTCAGCAGCCAGAAATGCGTGCGCGCCGGCGGCAAGCACAACGACCTGGAAAACGTCGGTTATACCGCTCGTCACCACACCTTCTTCGAAATGCTGGGTAACTTCAGCTTCGGCGACTACTTCAAGCGTGACGCCATCACCTATGCCTGGAACTTCCTGACGTCCGACAAGTGGCTGAACCTGCCCAAGGAAAAGCTCTGGGTCACCGTCTACGCCAGCGATGACGAGGCGTACGACATCTGGACCAAGGAAATCGGGGTTCCGGCCGAACGCATGGTGCGCATCGGCGACAACAAGGGCGCGCCGTACGCCTCTGACAACTTCTGGACCATGGGCGATACCGGCCCGTGCGGTCCTTGCACCGAGATTTTCTACGATCACGGCGCCGACATCTGGGGTGGCCCACCGGGCTCGCCGGAAGAAGACGGCGACCGTTACATCGAAATCTGGAACAACGTGTTCATGCAGTTCAACCGCACCGCCGATGGCGTGTTGCACCCGCTGCCAGCGCCGTCGGTCGACACCGGCATGGGCCTGGAGCGGATCAGTGCCGTGCTGCAGCACGTTCACTCGAACTATGAAGTCGACCTGTTCCAGAGCCTGCTGAGCGCTTCGGCCAAGGCCATCGGCTGCACCAACGACGCCCAGGCTTCGCTGAAAGTCGTGGCTGACCACATCCGTTCCTGCGGCTTCCTGATCGCCGACGGCGTGCTGCCGTCCAACGAAGGCCGCGGCTACGTGCTGCGCCGGATCATCCGTCGCGCCTGCCGCCACGGTAACAAGCTGGGTGCCAAGGGCAGCTTCTTCTACCAGATCGTCGCGGCCCTGGTTGCCGAGATGGGCGAAGCGTTCCCGGAACTGAAATCCCAGCAGGCGCACATCGAACGCGTGCTGAAGGCCGAAGAAGAGCAATTCGCCAAGACCCTGGAACAGGGCCTGAAGATCCTCGAGCAGGATCTGGCGGAACTGAAAGGCGACGTGGTGCCGGGCGACGTGGTGTTCAAACTCTACGACACCTACGGTTTCCCGATGGACCTGACCGGCGACATCGCTCGCGAGCGCAGCCTGACCATCGACGAAGAAGGTTTCGAGCGTGAAATGGAGGCCCAGCGCGTTCGTGCCCGTTCCGCCAGCTCCTTCGGCATGGACTACAACAGCCTGGTCAAGGTTGACGTGGCCACCGAGTTCACCGGTTACATCGCTCACAGCGGTTCCGCCAAAATCGTTGCGCTGTATAAAGATGGCCAGTCAGTCGACGTATTGAGCGAAGGCGATGAGGGCGTGATCGTTCTCGACAAGACGCCGTTCTACGCCGAGTCCGGTGGCCAGGTCGGTGATTGCGGTTACTTGCAGGCGGGCAGCGCGCGTTTCGACGTGCGTGACACCACCAAGACCGGCGGTGCATTCCTGCACCACGGTATCCTGGATTCGGGTAGCCTGATCGTCGGTACGCCGGTCGAGACCCACGTTGATGCCGAAGTGCGTCACGCCACGTCGTTGAACCACTCCGCGACTCACTTGCTGCACGCAGCATTGCGTCAGGTGCTGGGCGATCACGTTCAGCAGAAAGGCTCGTTGGTCGACAGTCAGCGCCTGCGCTTCGACTTCAGCCACTTCGAAGCCATCAAGCCTGAACAACTGAAAGCGCTGGAAGACATCGTCAACGCCGAGATTCGCAAGAACTCCGAAGTTGAAACCGAAGAAACCGATATCGAAACCGCCAAGCAGAAAGGCGCCATGGCGCTGTTCGGCGAAAAATACGGCGACAACGTGCGCGTGCTGAGCATGGGCGATTTCTCCGTCGAGCTGTGCGGCGGTATCCACGCCAACCGTACCGGCGACATCGGCCTGCTGAAAATCATCAGCGAAGGCGGTGTGGCATCGGGTGTACGTCGTATCGAAGCCGTCACCGGTGCGCAAGCGCTGGCCTACTTGAACGCGGCGGAAGAGCAACTCAAGGAAGCGGCCAGCCTGGTCAAGGGCAGCCGCGACAACCTGATCGACAAGCTGTCGGCTGTGCTGGAGCGCAACCGTCTGCTGGAGAAGCAACTCGAGCAGTTGCAAGCCAAGGCTGCCAGTGCCGCGGGCGACGATCTGTCGGCCCAGGCGCTGGACGTCAAGGACGTGAAAGTGCTGGCCGTGCGTCTGGACGGTCAGGATGGCAAGGCGCTGCTGGCGCTGGTCGATCAACTGAAAAACAAACTCGGCCGCGCAGTGATCCTGCTCGGCAGTGTCCATGAGGAAAAGGTCGTTCTGGTTGCAGGCGTAACCAAAGACCTGACTGGCCAACTCAAAGCCGGTGATTTGATGAAGCAAGCCGCTGCGGCAGTGGGCGGGAAGGGTGGTGGTCGTCCAGACATGGCGCAAGGCGGCGGTACCGACGCTGGCGCACTGGATGCGGCACTGGCCCTGACCGTTCCGTTTGTAGAGCAGGGTCTATAA
- a CDS encoding aspartate kinase — translation MALIVQKFGGTSVGTVERIEQVADKVKKFRDAGDDLVVVLSAMSGETNRLIDLAKQISGDGQPVPRELDVIVSTGEQVTIALLAMALIKRGVPAVSYTGNQVRILTDSAHNKARILQIDDQKIRGDLKAGRVVVVAGFQGVDEHGNITTLGRGGSDTTGVALAAALKADECQIYTDVDGVYTTDPRVVSVAQRLDKITFEEMLEMASLGSKVLQIRAVEFAGKYNVPLRVLHSFKEGPGTLITIDEEETMEQPIISGIAFNRDEAKLTIRGVPDIPGVAFKILGPISAANIEVDMIVQNVAHDNTTDFTFTVHRNDYQAAQAVLEKTAGELGAREVVGDTKIAKVSIVGVGMRSHAGVASRMFESLAKESINIQMISTSEIKVSVVIEEKYLELAVRALHTAFELDAPARQGE, via the coding sequence ATGGCTTTGATCGTACAGAAATTTGGAGGCACCTCGGTCGGCACTGTCGAGAGAATCGAGCAGGTCGCCGACAAGGTTAAGAAATTCCGCGATGCCGGCGATGACCTGGTGGTTGTGCTGTCTGCAATGAGCGGCGAAACCAACCGTCTGATCGATCTGGCCAAGCAAATCAGTGGCGACGGCCAACCGGTTCCGCGCGAGCTGGACGTGATCGTCTCCACCGGTGAGCAGGTGACGATTGCCCTGTTGGCCATGGCGCTGATCAAGCGTGGCGTGCCGGCGGTGTCGTACACCGGCAACCAGGTGCGGATTCTGACGGATAGCGCGCACAATAAAGCGCGTATCTTGCAGATTGATGACCAGAAGATTCGCGGTGACCTCAAGGCAGGTCGTGTGGTGGTCGTCGCCGGTTTCCAGGGCGTCGACGAGCACGGCAACATCACCACCCTCGGTCGTGGCGGTTCGGACACCACCGGCGTGGCGCTGGCGGCAGCCCTGAAGGCTGACGAATGCCAGATCTACACCGACGTCGACGGTGTCTACACCACCGACCCGCGTGTGGTGTCCGTGGCTCAGCGCCTGGACAAGATTACCTTCGAAGAGATGCTGGAAATGGCCAGCCTCGGTTCCAAGGTGCTGCAGATCCGCGCGGTCGAGTTCGCCGGCAAGTACAACGTTCCGCTGCGCGTACTGCACAGCTTCAAGGAGGGTCCGGGCACCCTCATTACTATTGATGAAGAGGAAACCATGGAACAGCCGATCATTTCCGGTATCGCTTTCAACCGCGATGAAGCCAAGCTGACCATCCGTGGCGTGCCAGACATCCCGGGCGTTGCCTTCAAGATTCTCGGCCCGATCAGTGCCGCGAACATCGAAGTCGACATGATCGTGCAGAACGTCGCGCACGATAACACCACCGACTTCACCTTCACCGTGCACCGCAACGACTACCAGGCGGCGCAAGCCGTGCTGGAAAAGACCGCTGGCGAGCTGGGTGCCCGTGAAGTCGTGGGCGACACCAAGATCGCCAAGGTGTCGATCGTGGGCGTTGGCATGCGTTCTCACGCAGGCGTGGCCAGCCGCATGTTCGAATCCCTGGCCAAGGAAAGCATCAACATCCAGATGATATCGACGTCGGAAATCAAAGTCTCCGTAGTGATCG
- a CDS encoding 6,7-dimethyl-8-ribityllumazine synthase, with product MQPTAIDSKSKHHHGERVAFIQACWHKDIVDQSRKGFVAEMIAQGYQESDIDFFEVGGAFEMPLHAKLLAKTGRYSGIVAAALVVDGGIYRHEFVAQSVVSGLMQVQLETEVPVFSVSLTPHHFHAGEEHQKFFFEHFLHKGQEAAKTCADTLMKIRSLRRSEPRAVAV from the coding sequence ATGCAACCCACCGCAATCGACAGCAAAAGCAAACACCATCACGGCGAGCGCGTTGCGTTCATCCAGGCCTGCTGGCACAAAGATATTGTCGACCAGAGCCGCAAAGGCTTCGTCGCCGAAATGATCGCCCAGGGTTATCAGGAGTCCGACATCGACTTCTTCGAAGTCGGCGGTGCCTTTGAAATGCCCCTGCACGCCAAGTTGCTGGCCAAGACCGGTCGTTATTCCGGCATCGTCGCGGCAGCCCTGGTGGTGGACGGCGGCATCTACCGTCACGAGTTCGTCGCCCAGTCGGTGGTCAGCGGCCTGATGCAGGTGCAACTGGAAACCGAAGTGCCGGTGTTCTCGGTGTCCCTGACCCCGCACCACTTCCATGCCGGTGAAGAGCACCAGAAGTTCTTCTTCGAGCATTTCCTGCATAAAGGCCAGGAAGCGGCGAAGACCTGTGCGGATACGCTGATGAAGATCCGCTCGCTGCGTCGCAGTGAGCCGCGTGCGGTAGCCGTGTAA
- the astD gene encoding succinylglutamate-semialdehyde dehydrogenase — protein MMKSLYIAGEWLAGGGEAFESLNPVTQQVLWSGAGATAAQVESAVQAARQAFPDWARRTLEERISVLEAFAAALKSHADELAHTIGEETGKPLWEAATEVTSMVNKVAISVQSYRERTGEKSGPLGDATAVLRHKPHGVVAVFGPYNFPGHLPNGHIVPALLAGNSVLFKPSELTPKVAELTVKCWIEAGLPAGVLNLLQGARETGIALAAYPGIDGLFFTGSSRTGNHLHQQFAGRPDKILALEMGGNNPLVVDQVADLDAAVYTIIQSAFISAGQRCTCARRLLVPQGAWGDTLLARLVAVSATIEVGAFDQQPAPFMGSVVSLGAAKALMDAQEHLLANGAVALLEMTQPQAQSALLTPGILDVSAVADRPDEELFGPLLQVIRYADFAAAIAEANDTAYGLAAGLLSDSEARYQQFWLESRAGIVNWNKQLTGAASSAPFGGVGASGNHRASAYYAADYCAYPVASLETPSLVMPANLTPGVKMA, from the coding sequence ATAATGAAGTCGCTTTACATCGCAGGTGAATGGCTGGCAGGTGGGGGCGAAGCCTTCGAGTCGCTGAACCCGGTGACCCAGCAAGTGCTGTGGTCCGGCGCCGGTGCCACCGCCGCTCAGGTCGAGTCGGCTGTGCAAGCGGCGCGTCAGGCGTTTCCGGACTGGGCGCGGCGCACCCTGGAAGAGCGTATTTCGGTGCTGGAAGCCTTTGCCGCTGCGCTGAAGAGTCACGCTGACGAACTGGCTCATACCATCGGCGAAGAAACCGGCAAACCCCTGTGGGAAGCGGCGACCGAAGTCACCAGCATGGTCAACAAGGTTGCCATCTCGGTGCAGAGCTACCGCGAGCGTACCGGCGAGAAGAGCGGCCCGCTGGGCGACGCCACCGCCGTACTGCGCCACAAACCCCACGGTGTAGTCGCGGTGTTTGGTCCCTACAACTTCCCGGGTCACCTGCCGAACGGCCACATCGTGCCGGCACTGCTGGCTGGTAACAGCGTACTGTTCAAGCCAAGCGAACTGACACCGAAAGTCGCCGAGTTGACGGTCAAGTGCTGGATCGAGGCTGGCCTGCCGGCCGGCGTATTGAACCTGCTGCAAGGCGCTCGCGAAACCGGCATCGCCCTGGCGGCGTACCCGGGCATCGACGGGCTGTTCTTCACCGGTTCCAGCCGTACCGGCAATCACCTGCACCAGCAATTCGCCGGTCGTCCGGACAAGATCCTCGCGCTGGAGATGGGCGGTAACAACCCGCTGGTGGTCGATCAGGTCGCCGACCTCGATGCCGCGGTTTACACGATCATTCAGTCGGCGTTCATTTCCGCCGGCCAGCGTTGCACCTGTGCCCGTCGCTTGCTGGTGCCGCAAGGCGCCTGGGGTGACACGTTGCTGGCGCGCCTGGTGGCGGTCAGCGCGACCATCGAAGTCGGTGCTTTCGATCAGCAACCGGCGCCATTCATGGGCTCGGTGGTTTCCCTCGGCGCTGCGAAAGCGTTGATGGATGCGCAAGAACATCTGCTGGCCAACGGCGCCGTGGCGCTGCTGGAAATGACTCAGCCTCAGGCTCAATCGGCCTTGCTGACCCCGGGCATCCTGGACGTGTCCGCTGTCGCCGATCGTCCTGACGAAGAACTGTTCGGCCCGTTGCTGCAAGTGATCCGCTACGCTGATTTTGCAGCGGCGATCGCTGAAGCCAACGACACCGCCTACGGTCTGGCCGCCGGCCTGCTGTCGGACTCCGAAGCGCGTTATCAGCAATTCTGGCTGGAAAGCCGTGCCGGTATCGTCAACTGGAACAAGCAACTGACCGGTGCCGCAAGCAGCGCGCCATTCGGCGGCGTCGGCGCCTCGGGCAACCACCGCGCCAGCGCCTACTACGCGGCGGATTACTGCGCGTACCCGGTGGCCTCGCTGGAAACGCCGAGCCTGGTGATGCCAGCGAACCTCACGCCTGGCGTGAAAATGGCGTAA
- the astB gene encoding N-succinylarginine dihydrolase encodes MKSYEVNFDGLVGPTHNYGGLSYGNVASQSNSQQSSNPKEAALQGLAKMKALMEMGFQQGVLAPQERPDVAALRRLGFGGTDAEVIERAAKEAMPLLVASCSASSMWVANAATVSPSADTADGRVHFTAANLNCKYHRSIEHPTTSRVLGAMFADQKHFAHHAALPAVAQFGDEGAANHTRFCREYGGAGVEFFVFGRSAFDTRYPAPQKYPARQTLEASQAVARLHGLSDDGVVYAQQNPSVIDQGVFHNDVIAVGNGEVLFYHEDAFLETEKMLAELQSKLAKVGGKFQSVCVPRSAVSVEDAVRSYLFNSQLLSRPDGSMLLIVPEECRGNERVWQYLQGLTSSGGLIREVKVFDLKQSMQNGGGPACLRLRVALNETELAAVNPGVIMTAPLYGTLTEWVEKHYRDRMTENDLADPQLLLECRTALDELTQILKLGAVYPFQIN; translated from the coding sequence ATGAAATCCTATGAAGTCAATTTTGACGGTCTAGTGGGGCCGACCCATAACTACGGCGGCCTGTCCTACGGCAACGTCGCGTCCCAGAGCAACAGCCAGCAGTCTTCCAACCCCAAGGAAGCGGCGCTGCAAGGCCTGGCAAAGATGAAAGCGCTGATGGAGATGGGTTTCCAGCAAGGCGTACTGGCACCGCAAGAGCGCCCGGATGTGGCCGCACTGCGTCGCCTGGGCTTTGGCGGCACCGACGCTGAAGTGATCGAGCGCGCTGCCAAAGAAGCGATGCCGCTGCTGGTGGCCAGTTGCTCGGCCTCGAGCATGTGGGTGGCCAACGCCGCTACCGTCAGCCCGAGCGCCGACACGGCCGATGGCCGCGTGCATTTCACCGCCGCCAACCTCAACTGCAAATACCACCGCAGCATCGAACACCCGACCACCAGCCGCGTGCTGGGGGCGATGTTCGCTGACCAGAAACACTTCGCCCACCACGCTGCCTTGCCGGCTGTGGCGCAGTTCGGTGACGAAGGCGCGGCCAACCACACGCGTTTCTGCCGTGAATACGGCGGAGCCGGTGTCGAGTTCTTCGTGTTCGGTCGCAGCGCGTTCGACACCCGCTACCCGGCACCGCAGAAGTACCCGGCGCGCCAGACCCTCGAAGCGTCCCAGGCCGTAGCCCGTCTGCACGGCTTGAGCGATGACGGCGTGGTCTACGCCCAGCAGAACCCGTCGGTGATCGATCAGGGCGTGTTCCACAACGACGTGATTGCGGTCGGCAACGGCGAAGTGCTGTTCTATCACGAGGACGCGTTCCTCGAGACCGAGAAGATGCTCGCTGAATTGCAGAGCAAACTCGCCAAAGTCGGTGGGAAATTTCAGTCAGTCTGCGTACCGCGTTCCGCAGTAAGCGTGGAAGACGCCGTTCGTTCCTACCTGTTCAATAGCCAGCTGCTGTCGCGTCCTGACGGCTCCATGCTGTTGATCGTGCCGGAAGAATGCCGTGGCAACGAGCGTGTCTGGCAATACTTGCAGGGTTTGACCAGCTCCGGCGGCCTGATCCGCGAAGTGAAAGTCTTCGATCTCAAGCAAAGCATGCAGAACGGTGGTGGCCCGGCTTGCCTGCGGTTGCGCGTTGCACTCAACGAAACCGAACTGGCGGCCGTCAACCCAGGGGTTATCATGACGGCACCGTTGTACGGCACACTGACCGAATGGGTCGAGAAGCACTACCGCGACCGCATGACCGAAAACGATCTGGCGGACCCGCAATTGCTGCTTGAGTGCCGGACGGCACTGGATGAACTGACGCAAATCCTTAAACTGGGCGCGGTTTATCCATTCCAGATCAATTGA
- the astA gene encoding arginine N-succinyltransferase has translation MIVRPVRSSDLPALIDLARSTGTGLTTLPANEERLAHRVGWAEKTFRGEAGRGDADYLFVLEDDDGRVVGISAIAGAVGLREPWYNFRVGLTVSASQELNIYREIPTLFLANDLTGNSELCSLFLHADYRTGLNGRMLSKARMLFIAEFPQLFGNKIIAEMRGVSDEAGRSPFWESLGRHFFKMEFSQADYLTGVGNKAFIAELMPKFPLYTCFLSPDARNVIGQVHPDTEPALAMLKSEGFSYQGYVDIFDAGPAIECETGKIRAVRDSQALVLAVGTPGDDATPFIIHNRKREDCRITAAPARLAAGTLVVDPQTAKRLQLNAGDQVRAVALSAARESK, from the coding sequence ATGATCGTTCGTCCCGTACGCAGCAGCGATTTACCCGCTCTGATCGACCTGGCCCGCAGCACCGGCACCGGCCTGACCACCTTACCGGCCAACGAAGAGCGACTGGCCCATCGGGTCGGCTGGGCCGAGAAGACCTTTCGCGGCGAAGCCGGGCGGGGCGATGCGGACTACCTGTTCGTGCTCGAAGATGACGACGGTCGCGTGGTGGGTATTTCCGCCATTGCCGGCGCCGTCGGCCTGCGTGAGCCCTGGTACAACTTCCGGGTCGGTTTGACGGTCAGCGCTTCGCAAGAGCTGAACATCTATCGCGAAATTCCGACGCTGTTCCTGGCCAACGACCTGACCGGCAACTCCGAGCTGTGCTCGCTGTTCCTGCACGCCGATTACCGTACCGGCCTCAATGGCCGCATGCTGTCCAAGGCGCGGATGCTGTTCATCGCCGAATTCCCGCAACTGTTCGGCAACAAGATCATTGCCGAAATGCGCGGTGTTTCCGACGAGGCCGGGCGCTCGCCGTTCTGGGAAAGCCTGGGCCGGCACTTCTTCAAGATGGAATTCAGCCAGGCGGATTACCTGACCGGCGTTGGCAACAAGGCGTTCATCGCCGAACTGATGCCGAAATTCCCGCTGTACACCTGCTTCCTGTCGCCGGATGCGCGCAACGTAATCGGTCAGGTTCACCCGGACACCGAGCCGGCGCTGGCCATGCTCAAGAGCGAAGGTTTCAGCTACCAGGGCTACGTCGACATTTTCGACGCAGGTCCTGCGATCGAGTGCGAAACCGGCAAGATCCGCGCCGTGCGCGACAGCCAGGCGCTGGTGCTGGCCGTCGGCACACCGGGTGACGACGCCACGCCATTCATCATTCACAACCGCAAGCGCGAGGACTGCCGGATCACTGCTGCGCCGGCACGTCTGGCCGCCGGCACCCTGGTGGTCGATCCGCAGACCGCCAAACGTCTTCAACTCAACGCGGGCGATCAAGTACGCGCCGTGGCGTTGTCCGCAGCTCGGGAGTCGAAATAA
- the astE gene encoding succinylglutamate desuccinylase: MLALGKLLELTLAGREPAEKTQLTVEGVRMRWLSEGALEVRPPEARDNGLDLLLSAGIHGNETAPIELLDRLLHDIARGDLKPRARILFLFGNPEAIRKGERFVEQDVNRLFNGRHEQSSGCEALRACELERLAASFFSLPDRQRLHYDLHTAIRGSKIEQFALYPWKEDRQHSRQELARLRAAGMEAVLLQNKPSIVFSAYTYDKLGAEAFTLELGKARPFGQNDGVNVSLLEKRLKQIIEGTEPELTEEALDGLQLYSVAREIIKHSDSFRLNLPADIENFSELEVGYLLAEDIANTRWIIEEEGARIIFPNPKVKNGLRAGILVVPTTDENLA; this comes from the coding sequence ATGCTCGCCCTCGGCAAACTGCTTGAACTGACCCTCGCCGGCCGCGAACCGGCGGAGAAGACTCAACTGACTGTCGAAGGCGTGCGCATGCGCTGGTTGAGCGAAGGTGCGCTGGAAGTCCGGCCACCTGAAGCGCGTGACAATGGCCTGGACCTGCTGCTGTCGGCGGGGATCCATGGCAACGAAACAGCGCCGATCGAGTTGCTCGATCGCCTGTTGCACGACATTGCCCGCGGCGATCTGAAGCCGCGCGCACGTATTCTGTTCCTGTTCGGTAACCCGGAAGCGATTCGCAAGGGCGAGCGTTTTGTCGAGCAGGACGTCAATCGACTGTTCAACGGCCGTCACGAACAAAGCAGCGGTTGCGAAGCCCTGCGCGCCTGTGAATTGGAGCGTTTGGCAGCGAGTTTCTTCAGCCTGCCGGACCGTCAGCGCCTGCATTACGACCTGCATACGGCGATTCGTGGCTCGAAAATCGAGCAGTTCGCCCTGTATCCGTGGAAAGAAGACCGCCAGCATTCGCGTCAGGAACTGGCTCGCTTGCGCGCCGCCGGCATGGAAGCGGTGCTGCTGCAGAACAAGCCGTCTATCGTGTTCAGCGCCTACACCTACGACAAACTGGGGGCCGAGGCCTTCACTCTGGAGTTGGGCAAGGCACGGCCGTTCGGTCAGAACGACGGGGTCAATGTCTCGCTGCTGGAGAAGCGTCTCAAGCAAATCATCGAGGGCACCGAGCCGGAGCTGACTGAAGAGGCTCTGGACGGTTTGCAGCTGTACAGCGTGGCGCGGGAAATCATCAAGCACAGCGACAGCTTCCGCTTGAACCTGCCGGCGGACATCGAGAACTTTTCGGAGCTGGAAGTGGGTTACCTGCTGGCGGAAGACATCGCCAACACCCGCTGGATCATCGAGGAGGAGGGCGCCCGGATCATCTTCCCGAACCCCAAGGTGAAGAATGGTTTGCGTGCCGGCATCCTGGTCGTGCCGACCACCGACGAGAACCTGGCCTGA
- the ltaE gene encoding low-specificity L-threonine aldolase, producing MSVIDLRSDTVTQPCAGMLDAMTKAATGDDVYGEDPTVNHLEAELARRLGFAAALFVPTGTMSNLLGLMAHCERGDEYIVGQQAHTYKYEGGGAAVLGSIQPQPLEVQADGSLDLAQVAAAIKPDDFHFARTRLLALENTMQGKVLPLEYLARARNFTREHGLQLHLDGARLYNAAVKLGVDAREITQHFDSVSVCLSKGLGAPVGSVLCGSVELIGKARRLRKMVGGGMRQAGILAAAGLYALDHNVERLADDHANAQYLAEGLRAAGFEVEPVQTNMVYVQMGDQAEAIKAFAAERGIKLSAAARLRMVTHMDVSRAQIEQVVATFVGFSRK from the coding sequence ATGAGTGTTATCGATCTTCGCAGCGACACCGTCACCCAACCTTGCGCCGGCATGCTCGACGCAATGACCAAGGCCGCCACCGGCGATGACGTGTATGGCGAAGATCCGACGGTCAATCACCTGGAAGCCGAACTGGCCAGGCGCCTGGGTTTTGCCGCGGCACTGTTCGTACCGACCGGCACCATGAGCAACCTGCTGGGGTTGATGGCCCATTGCGAGCGCGGTGACGAGTACATCGTCGGCCAGCAGGCCCACACTTATAAGTACGAAGGTGGTGGCGCGGCCGTGCTTGGCTCGATCCAGCCGCAACCGCTGGAGGTGCAGGCCGATGGTTCGCTGGACCTGGCGCAGGTTGCCGCCGCGATCAAGCCGGACGACTTCCATTTCGCCCGCACGCGCTTGCTGGCGCTGGAAAACACCATGCAAGGCAAAGTCCTGCCGTTGGAGTACCTGGCGCGGGCGCGCAACTTTACCCGCGAGCATGGCTTGCAACTGCACCTGGACGGCGCACGCCTCTACAACGCGGCAGTGAAGCTGGGTGTCGATGCCCGGGAAATCACCCAACATTTCGATTCCGTCTCGGTGTGCCTGTCCAAAGGCCTGGGCGCACCGGTCGGTTCGGTGCTGTGCGGCTCGGTCGAACTGATCGGCAAGGCAAGGCGCCTGCGCAAGATGGTCGGTGGCGGCATGCGTCAGGCCGGGATTCTGGCGGCGGCAGGCCTGTATGCGCTCGATCACAACGTAGAGCGCCTGGCCGACGACCACGCCAACGCGCAATACCTGGCCGAAGGCCTGCGTGCGGCAGGCTTCGAGGTCGAGCCGGTGCAGACCAACATGGTTTACGTGCAGATGGGCGACCAGGCCGAGGCCATCAAGGCCTTTGCCGCCGAGCGCGGGATCAAGCTCAGTGCAGCCGCGCGTCTGCGCATGGTCACGCACATGGACGTCAGCCGTGCGCAAATCGAGCAAGTCGTCGCGACATTCGTCGGCTTTTCGCGCAAGTGA